In Prunus dulcis chromosome 1, ALMONDv2, whole genome shotgun sequence, the following are encoded in one genomic region:
- the LOC117616565 gene encoding glycosyl hydrolase 5 family protein-like, whose protein sequence is MAGSSSTPIIFFSFLAIITSFLTIAVLPATVSATLFTSSRWIVDYKGQRVKLACVNWVSHLEVVIAEGLSKQPVDAISKRIASLGFNCVKLTWPTFLATNDTLASVTVRQSFQSLGLSESIVGLQSNNPSIINLTLLQAYQAVVYSLGKNNVMVILDNHVSKPGWCCSSSDGNGFFGDQYFNPDVWIKGLTRMATLFNGVGNVVGMSLRNELRGPKQNVDDWYKYMQRGAEAVHSANPDVLVILSGLSDDKDLSFLANRPLGLTFSGKTVFEVHWYGFSDGQAWKSGNPNQVCGSVVNNMKRQSGFLLEKGFPLLVSEFGVDQRGTNVNDNRYLSCFMAAAAELDLDFALWTLVGSYYLRDGVLGMNEYYGVLNSDWSDIRNSSLSQRLSVLQSPFRGPDLSQFSRHKIIFHPATGLCLLQIGQLGPLKLGPCAQSGPWSYSSQTQKFLTLEGSYLCLQVDELEKPAKLGIICRPPNSQWDTISDSGLHLSSKTLNGTNVCLDVDSSNTIVTNSCKCLSRDSTCNPESQWFKLVDSTITRK, encoded by the exons ATGGCTGGCTCTAGCTCAACCCCGATCATCTTTTTCTCCTTCCTCGCAATCATCACTTCTTTTCTCACAATCGCAGTCTTACCTGCAACAGTCTCAGCTACTCTCTTCACCAGCTCACGGTGGATCGTTGACTATAAAGGGCAACGCGTAAAGCTGGCATGCGTGAACTGGGTGTCGCATCTCGAAGTTGTCATTGCCGAAGGCTTGAGCAAACAGCCGGTGGACGCCATCTCGAAGCGCATTGCGTCGTTGGGATTCAACTGCGTCAAGCTGACGTGGCCAACCTTCTTGGCCACCAATGATACTCTGGCATCTGTCACTGTTCGACAATCGTTTCAGAGCCTCGGTCTCAGTGAATCCATTGTCGGTCTCCAGTCCAACAACCCCTCTATCATCAATCTCACCCTCTTACAAGCTTACCAG GCAGTGGTATATAGCCTTGGGAAGAACAATGTGATGGTTATACTGGACAATCACGTAAGCAAGCCTGGTTGGTGCTGCAGCAGCTCCGATGGCAATGGTTTCTTTGGCGACCAGTACTTCAATCCCGACGTTTGGATCAAGGGCCTTACTCGGATGGCCACATTGTTCAACGGCGTGGGCAATGTGGTGGGCATGAGCTTGAGGAACGAGCTGCGAGGCCCCAAACAGAATGTTGACGATTGGTACAA GTACATGCAAAGAGGAGCCGAGGCAGTGCACTCAGCAAACCCAGATGTGCTTGTGATTCTCTCTGGCCTGAGTGATGACAAAGACTTATCTTTCCTTGCCAATCGGCCATTGGGCCTCACATTTTCTGGGAAAACAGTATTTGAGGTGCATTGGTATGGATTTTCAGATGGGCAGGCATGGAAGAGTGGCAACCCCAACCAAGTGTGCGGGTCAGTGGTAAATAACATGAAGAGACAGTCAGGATTTTTGCTGGAAAAAGGGTTCCCATTGCTTGTGAGCGAGTTTGGGGTGGACCAGAGGGGCACCAATGTGAATGACAATAGGTATCTAAGCTGCTTTATGGCTGCTGCAGCTGAACTtgatttggattttgctcTCTGGACTTTGGTTGGGAGTTATTATTTGAGAGATGGGGTCCTCGGAATGAATGAGTATTATGGAGTCCTGAACTCCGATTGGAGTGATATCAGAAACTCAAGCTTATCTCAGAGACTTTCTGTTCTGCAATCTCCTTTCCGAG GTCCAGACTTATCTCAATTCTCGCGgcataaaattatttttcatccaGCCACAGGCCTCTGCCTCCTACAAATTGGACAGCTTGGGCCATTGAAGTTAGGTCCATGCGCTCAATCTGGACCCTGGAGCTATTCATCCCAGACCCAGAAGTTCCTAACTCTTGAAGGATCATATTTGTGCTTACAAGTTGATGAACTGGAGAAGCCAGCAAAACTTGGTATCATTTGCAGGCCTCCTAATTCACAATGGGATACCATTTCAGATTCTGGGTTGCACCTTTCATCTAAGACATTGAATGGTACTAATGTTTGCCTAGATGTAGACTCCAGCAACACCATTGTCACAAATTCCTGCAAATGCTTAAGCAGAGATAGTACGTGCAACCCCGAAAGCCAGTGGTTCAAACTTGTCGATAGCACGATAACAAGAAAGTGA